The Diorhabda sublineata isolate icDioSubl1.1 chromosome 6, icDioSubl1.1, whole genome shotgun sequence genome includes a window with the following:
- the LOC130445333 gene encoding apolipoprotein D-like: protein MLVKLHSTIVIVFCFSQLKWTTGFGLGPCPKIENTRTINTTKLTGHWFEIERSFYLMELISTCVTLDLNENARGRFDVSVNTRSAWTGIFSISEGIAIPTKVDPTLYLYKVNSRLPRLINRYLPGTGFYKVLKTDYNNYLVVYSCTNYQIIHLDMIWIWGRKNEIDAELRSDLYALLNKYDIDTERLILSKSNNCTDEYYDDLDYYY from the exons ATGTTGGTGAAGCTACACAGTACAATTGTTATagtgttttgtttttctcaATTGAAATGGACAACGGGGTTTGGACTGGGCCCTTGCCCCAAAATTGAAAACACTAGGACTATTAATACAACAAAA TTGACCGGTCACTGGTTTGAAATAGAGAGATCCTTTTATTTAATGGAATTAATTAGCACTTGCGTAACTTTGGACTTAAACGAAAACGCAAGAGGTCGTTTCGATGTTAGTGTTAATACCAGAAGTGCCTG gacTGGTATTTTTTCTATTAGCGAAGGAATCGCCATTCCTACGAAAGTAGATCCCACGTTGTACTTGTATAAAGTAAACAGCAGATTACCAAGACTGATTAATAGATATCTACCAGGAACAGGTTTCTATAAAGTACTAAAAACTGATTACAACAATTATCTGGTTGTTTATTCTTGTaccaattatcaaattattcatttag ATATGATATGGATATGGGgcagaaaaaatgaaatagatgCAGAACTGAGATCAGATCTATACGCtctattgaataaatatgatattgatactgAAAGACTCATACTTTCGAAAAGTAACAATTGCACTGATGAATATTACGACGATCTGGATTATtactattaa